tacaattttttatttgtttcgatTATGACGAACACCCGTGAGTCAAACTTTCGATAAAGCTGTGTTATTTTCCACGGCACTCGTGTACCGCGTATTTATCGAAGTTctcttataatttatagccACCACGGTCTCGGTGATTCAGACGACAACCACGCCGACTACCAATCCGCTGCCGGTACGACAATTTCCTGCCTTCGGGAACAATAGCAACGACTGTTCCGTAAGATTCTCAAGTACGAAGCACGAGCAGACCGGATACTGGAGCTGCGCCGCGAGAACTTCCACGAATGATCCTTTCACCAGCACGGAACCTGCTAAGCTGAGCATCGTTAATGAGCACCAGAGTATGGAATGTTGATTGTCTCTTCTTATCCTTCTAATTCGACGtccaattacgttatatttccTGAATCTGAAAACTTAttcgttagaaaataattaaagaggAAGAGAGTAAGAAAGAACAAGATGAatgttgatatttataaatgtccAGATCCTCTGATCGTATTTGCGAAGCTCGATAACGTCGTGGAAGTACCAGCAGGATCCTCGGCGCAAATAATGTGCCAGATGAAAGCATCTGTCCGTGAATGTCAATGGTCCTGGAGGCAGTTGAACCAATCGCAGCCGTGGAACCTCGAGGTGAAGCGATTTCCAGCTTTCGGCAACGACAGCACCGATTGTAGCATTAAATTCAAGAACGTGCTGCCTGAGCAAGAAGGATACTGGACGTGCGGCGGCAGAATCGACCCGAATTCTTCGTTCACGCAGTCGAACCCCATTCGATTTCTCATTTCGGAAGGTAACAGATTCGAATTCATTTTGTCCTCTTGAAACGATATCTTTAAAGAATTCCTTTCAATATCagaacgataaatttttgttttttgattttctttcgcAGTTGAATTCGTACAATTGTCCAGAGGAATCCAAGTAGCGCCTGGTGAATCGGTGCTCCTCAGATGTCTGGTGAACAAGCCGGTGGTACAATGCGAATGGTCCTGGAGGGCATCCAACTCGAGTCAGGCACCTTTGTTAGTTAAGAAATTCAATCCTAACAAAGACGCGGATCACGATTGTTCGGTGAGATTCAAGAACGTTCTGTACGAGGAGGAAGGATTGTGGACGTGTGGCGTTCGACTGTCACCGCATGGAATTCTTCACGAAGCGCCACCTGCGACTGTTAGCCTCCTACCTACAGGTGTGAATATAAtcaacgaaaatatatattttttcacagaCCAATATTGTTAGGAAATTAACGAACGCGAATATTAACAAGCAATGCACGATTTCTTCGCACGTTTATCTGCCAAAACGTGGAtttaatcgatcaatttaTCTCGATCGATGTTCCAGCCAAAGTCAACTTCGTTGAAATGCCGTCGGACACTTCCGTGCCGATTGGTACGGAGGCCACGTTGAAATGCGTAACGAGCAGCCGCGTGGAAAAGTGTACGTGGACCTGGAAATCACTTCACGGAAACGAGCCAGAAATCGTCGCTCAGGAATACCCAAGCAATGGCGACCTTGGTAGAGACTGTTCGCTCACGTTGCCACGAGTATACGCCGAAAAACAGGGTCAGTGGGCTTGTCAGGTGTCGATCAGTTCCCTCAACACGATGCTGACCTCGCCGTTCGTCAAGCTCACCGTATTCGAGCaaggtatatttattttcgtcaaCGTCCTTCTCGCTTCCACCTTCCATCATTTCCATAACTTCTTCCACCTTCTATCGTTTTAACCTTCTTGCTACTAAACAGCAGATGttaatgcaaatttatactttaGATAAGGAGTACTAtactttgcatattatatgcaaATTCCCCATAAATACACAGAGATCTATCGGCAATCTAATTATTACCTGACATTTCATTTCCATCGTTCgctcgtttttcatttttattgcgttatattctgcatcgtattaccatattctcgatatttatattacgtaGCTCGATCACTATTTCCGCGCCTAATGCATCTCCACGGATTTGTATTCAATTTTACCAAAGGTCATGGGGTCCGTACGACAAAGTAtcataatgatatttaattttcagacGAAGTGAAGTTCTCGGAGCTCTCTCAAGACATCCAAATATCAGCCGGAGGGAGCGTCTTCCTGCATTGTGTGACTTCGTCGGCCGTGGAACAGTGTCGATGGTCCCTGACCCCGGTAAACTCGAATACCACGGTAGTGGTAAAGCAATTTCCGGCGGCCGGAAGCGAGGCCAGGGACTGCAGCGTCAGGCTGACGCACGCACTCGCGGAACAGGAAGGATTGTGGACCTGTGGCGCCAGGGTACGTGGCAAACAGAACTACACGGATGCACCTCCGGCCAAGCTGAGTCTTCTGGAACCAGGTATCATAGAATCTTGAGACGGATTCGCGACATTCCTTTCCTTTCACGGGTGAGGGTGTACAAAGAGCAATCGATCATAGATCCATGGATCTCTGGTCGCCTCGCGATATTCGCAACAACTTCGAGGCGTGGTCGTGGATCGGCCATAGATCCTGAAGAGTGTACAGCATCAACgtatattgtgtatatattaGCAAATTACGGATGAGTCCATCAACTTGAACTTGAAATACGAAGAAGTTGTAGAGAAATAATCGAGTTTCCGGGTAATGGCGTCGAGAGAACCTTTTCACCTCGGCAATCGTGTAATTTGCTTTTCGAGGCTGTAAACGAGCGGACGTAAAGGTCGCATGTATATCGCCAAGAAAGGTCGGTTCTTTGTTGTTTATACAAAGAATGATGACGTCCTTTCTCGGGAGAAAATCAATGACGATCATCGCCGAGATTCATCTCTTATGAAACCACGATATTAACGATCGTTGTGACCGTATACTGATGATCATCTTTGCATATTATTCATCTCATTTTGCTTCGTTACGTTAGACGAGGATTGCACAAAGCTAAACTTGGTATTATTCTTACagtcagttttttttttttttaaatatgtagatatatgaaAAGAATGAATATGATTAAGGAAGGGCACTTCGACGTTATTTTTCCGGCATTCAGGAGTCGTTTTTCCGGATATTCTAATTAAATGACTCATCCTTTGCAATGTATACATGATGTATCGTGTAACGGACATTAGTATTTCTGATCGATATCGTTTGGAAGATCGTCACTGGGAAAACACGTAGGGAAAAAGCACAGTGACTAGCTTTCAAAGCATCGAGAAAAATCGATCGCGCTATTGTACTATGTATCGCAAAGTCTTAGAATATACAATTGAAAGCCGCGCGGGCACGATTAAAGGAATTCgtagaaagaacgaaaataatGATCGATCATCAATCTTAGTACCGTAGACGAGGAATTGATCGCGTCTAAGTTCTCCGAAGACTGTTGTGGGTGAAGGCATCGCGGTGGTGATGGAATCTGTACGATGTTTCGAGTCTCATAGATGATGTCTACTTCTCTCGATGGCTTATGATTTAGTCATCAATCacgtatatattgtaaaagaGGTAgacatataaaaaaagaaaaaagtatatcCGTTTCTTCGgtctgcaatttttatttaaatgagaTTATCATATTCGATTTAgcattttctttcctcgattCTTGTAAGGAATCCATTGTTACGTTCTGCAACAGACAATAAGATTCCTTGCTCGTTATCCAGCGTACCGTTATCGCACATATCGCATTTGCATCGATTAGCATTAGATCGTCCTAATTTATCGTTGTTTTGGTCGCATCCATTATTGTTTCCCTCGCAATTCCTTGATAAATCTTCAGGAGGATTTATTAGATCGTTATGCCTCGGGGCTAATCAAAGCCTGGCAATTAATGAGCGATTAATAATGCTGTCCGGTTTTCTTATAGGACACATGTATCGTTAAAAGGAACGGTAAATAATATATCCAGCAAGATCGTTccattaataacaattatttcatcCGCGCCATTAAATTCTCTATCTTATTTGTCAAGCATACCATGCAATATGTCTCTGTGCTCACTAAACTGTATTTCAAGcgtaatgtttctttttatcccCATCGATGGCACGCTTAAGAAGCGCACCTTACTCGTTAAATAACATCTATCACTCAATGTCATTCACcctttcttatttatatgCTCAACGGCAGGTCTACGCTCAAATGATTTCGCATTTAGCATAGTTAGTAGCCGCGTTAGTAAGTACGCGAAACCGTATTGTGTGTGTAAGCCTTTTCGCGAGCATTCTGGCTACGTTTATTGTCATTTctcgtattatttattgtcGAAAGTCAGGGAAAGTGCTTTGAACAAACCCTCGCCAATGAAGTTTGCCGACTTACGATCCATCGATTCGAGATTGTTTCTTCtgttctcttctcttttcatttttattttcttcttttttttttttttcttttacttcctTGATAAGACGATGGATTCGAAAGTTTTTTCAAAGCGATGCTAATTAATCCGAGACGTTTTGACGAACAGCAGAACAATTGCACAAATTGGCCTGCTGTAAGAGAGTAACCAGGGAAAAAGCGTTCGTGCTCTTCGTTCGTTCTCACGCGTAACGTTAGATCTGAGACGCATTAGCTAGTAACTATTTAAAAAGACTACgcgtagaaattttaatgtttaaggctacgaatatttatttgttaagcGAAGTAGGTCGTTTAAGAGACTCCAGTGTGCTAATAAAGATTAGACTCGTCACGGGGCCGTTAACGAATCAAGTTAGCTGAACCGTGGCCAACGTGTTGCTAAACGAGAAGTCAACGTACCGATGACATTACGAAAACTCCACGATCAAacaggttttttttttttttttattagaaatactACGATACGCACTTTATACATACTCattatattcaattacatGCTAAAATTAACTCTAAGTAGACAATTCTTACTGTTAAGCGTCCCGTTTGAGATGTTCACCTTCGTTTCGAATAATGTAGCGTTGTCGTTGCCGTCGGTCGACCGGCCGTCACTACGAAAGGATAATAATTACGTTTGAATCACTGTAATTACTAAAGGcacaaaaataatatcagcAAACGATATCAATATTAAAGAAGGAATTCTAATTGCGACGTTGTCGTTCGAAGAGTCCCGGATATTCATAGGGAACACGATACACATCGCGTGCAATAATCAAACGTAGAACGCTTTCGTTCGAAGCTAATTAATACCTTCGTGTGCCATTGAGTTACTGTTAAGTTCCCAACGTGAACAATACAGGAATCTACACCGGGATGTGATCGGTGGATCGTCGTACGTTTCCATGCGCGCTTGAGTATCAGTCTCTCCGGCATTGTAAaccatttctttaaataaatgataatacgAAAACGTCATTGCGGTCTTTCTCATTCCCATCGCCTTTGATACTAACATATGTACGCTATACATATACCATCGAAATAAACTTAAAACGTCCTATCCAGATgaacgatatttttgaaaatatatgtatacatgtataataaattgtgtACCATTAATGAATCATTTTAAGTATCATACTCTTTGCCATATGTGAACACACGTTACACAACGAACATCTTCGACACATCGACACATTTTTCACATATTGTACCCTAACAAAAAATATGTCACGTGAAATCTGCTTGTGCACGGTGTGAACACTTAATGCACACGCGTTGATATATGTTCGATCCTGGATGAATCTGCACTACCGAAGGAGAGACATCAACGCTTTCGGTGATTGGGCTAGAAACGAATCGATGAAACAAAGTACTGATTACAGAAAAGATTGATGATTTTTAGAACCGGTGACTGTGGCATTGTGGGCTGTGCCCCATCAAATGACCACTCTTTCGTGCAAAGTAGAAACTGTGCTATCGAAAGTCCAATGCCACTGGATCCACGCGCCGAAAACtcatatttttcagaatatcAGTGAAACGAAAAGGTaacttttcttcttaattcAACATCGTCCGAGCTGAGAACTTTCTGAATTTtatctccctttttttctttgtgtCTTTTAGACACAACGTACAGATGGATTATCGTACAGGCGTATGTACCTTGGAATTCAAACCCGATCATTCAGATTTAGGGAATTGGATGTGCAAATTTACTGTCCCAGACACCGACGAGGAGATAGGAAGCGCAACACTCGTTCTATTAAATAGTCTTGGCGGTGAGTATTATTAGATTCCATTATGCTATCaaactttgaaaaaaagaaatagatattattttgttttcaattcATTGTTGTAGATGAAAAGTTGGGATGGATCGTAGGTGCTCTGACGACCCTGATTTTATTCCTAATGATTATTATGGTTGTTTTAGTAGTTTGTAAAACACGTTTATTTATAAGGAACTCATCAAAGGTTTTAGAAACCGTTGCTGCGTCGGGGAAGAAACGGGTTTCGCAGGTGAACAACGAACGGTATACTGAAAATCCATCAAAATTAGATACACAAATTTCTGAGCCAAAtcaaaatgtaacaaatatcgATAGCGTTCTTCCAAATAGAAGTCCACATTTATACGAGCATGTTGGAAAATATAGGAAGTAATCGAAAGAGTACGAAAATCTCCGAAAATGAGTTAAATTTGTTCTTCTCAAATCTAAGTATAtcgtaaaatcaaaattagcctgtaaaacaaatgtattaataaataaatatataataataaacgtaaaaagttagaaaatatattttatataatataaaccttttttacaataactatgtatgtatatatatatataatgtgtgtgtgtgtagtAGTAGTAAcaagtagtagtagtagtagtaactAAATACTATTTAAAAGCATCCAATTGTGACTGTATTTTCTCTAGATTATGATACAGATCTATGAGTTCTTTCTTATCAAATTCCACAGTTAATTTTGATTCCTCTTCTCCTGTCAAATTCAACTGCAATAATGACATTGGCCGCACGTCTTTTTTAATAGAGGAAGATGCAgcttgaatatttaaacaccAATCAATGTCTTTAACCTAAAGCAgaataaattagtataaaatGCATGTTCTTATTTCTTACATCCATCCATGTAGATAATACTGATGGTCATTATCATCGTGACATACCTGAACAGGAAATATAGACATCTGTCTAAAATGATCGATTATTCCTTTACTATATGTAATCCatgcatttaaaaatatttgaattttctcaTCATCCGTTTTAAAAGTGTCCTTCAAAGTGTTTTCCATCAATTGCGGTTTTACAATATTGCAAGTAGCTTGTTTGTAAATCAATATTATCGCATCTAAAAGGCAAGTTAGATCATCCTTATTCAAATCCAAGGAAACCAATAgtttttcctcctcttcttcactgaatatttttgtatcaatAGCAGACTGAAGCGTCTGACAAATACGATTAATTAGTAAGCGGAATTTACTGTTGTCTACCTGGTTTGCTATTTTTAAACCTCGTTCGAGCCTAAAACAAATAATGCCGATTTAGATGAAACAACTGAAATATGAGATCACTATACTACGAATCTAAAAATTGCTGTGAGTGTCGTTTAtcgaacaagaaaaagaaaaatgcttgATAAACGACACTCACAgcaaattttagatttttcttttttttttttaagaaaatgcaTTAGTTACAATAAACcaatttaataagaattaaagatttaaatactACCGCGGTGTCACTGTGATCCATGAAGCCATGATACTTGACACATTTATAGGTTATGCGACTAACTTGAGAATAAAAAGTTGAAGAAATCAATGAACATGATTTGACATTACATTTTTAGCATTAATTTAGTTAATCAGCgctgaaattttcaaaaatagcaGTTAGTTGTGCGCTGCATTCTTGTATCACgaattatacatgtatttagGTGGGTGTATCAGTACTGAAACTGTGCACTTgataattttaacataaattaagaTTTGCACTATATCGTATTTGTACTATGAATACGATTTACACAGATATATACTGCAGTCAAGAAAACTAAATCTTACGCGGACCTGTTttcttccaaaaaaaaaaataatttaaggtCTATCAAAAGTTTATTACTCACACATGAATGCACGTGCGCATACCGTGATCACTGGATCAAAGTACATAGATAAATAAGATTATGAGCGTGTAGAAAACAACACAGTAgttcgaaatttttcagaataattaaatatgtcCTCAGATTATACCGAATACGACAAGGTActacttaaaataattatttcttaaaagtaattattcaGATAGATATTATAACTTCAATATGTATAggtttaatacttttattattttacaggTACATCCACGAATTTTAATTCCTGAACtatgtaaacaattttatgaTCTAGGATGGGTAACTGGTACTGGTGGAGGAATATCTATTAAACAcaagtaaataatattgtcttcttacattatatattaaagttaacatgttaatataaaataataattatatttatagagacaaaatttatattgccCCATCCGGTGTTCAGAAAGAACGTATTTGTCCGGATGAAATGTTTGTACAAGATATTAGTGGAAATGATTTAGAACTGCCACCAGTAGAGAAAAAGTTGAAGAAATCTCAATGCACTCCATTATTTATGTGTGCATATATCAGGAGAAATGCTGGAGCCGTAATTCATACCCATTCAAAATTTGCTGTAATGGTGACATTACATTGGCCTGGAAAAGAATTTCGTGTTACCCATCTTGAGATGATAAAGggtataaaatgataattatattattacatgtatttgtaattataatgtatatgtatatactctttcatttatttatgaaaatatatcaatattatataatgtaggCATAAGGAATCAAAAATTGGGAAAAGCATATCGTTACGACGAAGAATTAGTGGTACCCATAATAGAAAATACTCCGTTTGAAGAGGACTTGAAAGATGAATTGGAAAAAGCTATCATTGCCTATCCAGAAACTTGTGCTGTATTAGTAAGAAGACATGGTGTTTATGTTTGGGGAGATACTTGGCAACAAGCAAAAACTATGtgtgtattaatttaatactaatattactaatgcattaaatatatcttttattttcatctattaTATGTCTTTCTCTATTTAGGACGGAATGTTATGATTACCTATTTGACATAGCTCTACAAATGAAACTAAGTGGATTAGATCCAGCTGCGGTTCCAAAAGATcatgtacataataataaggaataaaattgtaaattaataacaattatataataattaatattaatagtaataacaaTATCTTTATTCATTACTTTtacaagataataaattaatatctctatatatttttcagagaCCAtgatatacagatatatatatatatatgtatatatataatatgtatatatgtataatatatatatatatatatatgctatatattatatatataatatattatattatattatattatatattatatatattatatatatataatatatatatataatatgtatattgtatatataatatatatatatatataatatgtatattgtatatataatatatatataatatgtatataggtatatatatatatatatataaccatTATAGTATTAATATCTTAAACTTTTGTACATCTTTAGGTATCCAAATCAAATGGTTGGAAATCTCTTCTAATTCGTTTTGCCAACTCAATTTCTTCCTCTTGACCCAATTGACAATCTTTCCAATCAACTCGATCATCAAGATCTAATATTCTGTCTGAAGCTAATACCTCCCTACCAAACTGGAGTGGAAAGTCTTTCTTTATCCtataatataacttttgtCTATCTGGCAACtctgcataaaaatatagaacacCTGGTTGTGCAATTTGCTGTAAATCGGTGTGTGGAGGtaattctgatattttaaaattattacattgtgCCATCTCCTAAAACAAAAGTATCATTAATATCTACTAAtcataacatataatatcTACATTTTTACAACATCTAAGCAATCATAACCAAAGTGCTTACCTCAAATGCTTCTTTCAGAGCTGCTGcttgatttttatgaataggTACAACTTGTAATTGGCAATGAGATGTTTTGAAGTTACGTTCAAAGAATACAGGTATTTTGTCTAAAGTAGCATAATAATTGGTTATAGCATCTTTATATCGTTCAATTTCatcttttacttcttttgGTAGAATAGAAAGACTTTGATGATGTGTTATTGGTAGAATTAAGAGATGATTCTCAACCAGTCCACCTCTAGCAAGTGCAACATATACTTCTATCCCAACTGATATTACTAAATGCTTAGAAACTTCAGGACTGGATAAGCAAAACCAGCACTTTGTCTGATCAAattctcgttttaattttttattgaaaccTCCATAAGATCTGGATCTTTTAGTAGTTACTTGAGATTccatatcgtaaaaatattgtgTACGCTTTGGTTGTTCTGATTTTTGTAGAGATGGTTCACTTAATAGCATTGATTTGGGATATGGAATATCTGTTTCATCTGTAGTTTTCATAATTAACTCAGACAAACGCGTCCGGTCAACAGGAGTCAGATTCAATGCATATaaccatttctttttttgactGTTCACTACAGGAGCAAGTGCTATAAATCTTGTTGCAATTTCAGTATTTCCTTCTTGCAGACTTTGATTCCTATATGGGGGTCTTTCATAATATATGCCTTCTAACGCTGATACATGATATCTTGGTTTTACTTGGGCAGTCAAccatgaaattaattttgaaccCTGATATTTCAAGTTTGGTTTATTAGGAtctaaatttgtaatataagcAGGCCAGGGTGAAGTCATTAATATATCAATTCCACGAAAACTAGGTTGACCTTTTAAACAAGCTTGCTTAATTGACATTACATCATTTTCATTGAAGCAAGTAGGTTTTATTTCCAACGAGCTATTTTCTGTACCGCTGATATAAGCTATTTTAAGTCCAGAACTAGCAGTATATAAACCACGTTTTCCAAGATAAGTAAgattttgacaaatttcacAGCCATCAACGTCtggataattatttatatcaactTCCTCGTTAGCGCCGATAATATAAGTTGGAACTGGTATACTTTTCACACCACTTTTATAGTCTTCAAGCTCCGTGTTGTCTTCGCCAAAAAAATTTCCCACGCATAACAAAAAGTCGAAAGGTCCGCTTTTCTTATTGATAGCATCAATtttgttgaataaaaatttaaaatgtcCTTCTACATCTCCACACATTAATACCTTTTGCTTTTCAGTCATGTTTAATAACATAACCTAAATTTCAGTAAGTAAATATATGCACAATAAGTATTAGTcagaaattgtattaaaaatccATGAATTTAACAATCAAAATAgctttctaatattattattattattatttcaatattttcaattgtataaAACTAACACTTCCCACGACTAATGTTTTACCGCGTTTTTAacggaaataattaaataactgcATACCAAACATCTCAATTTGTTACTATAAGATTACTAGTTCAATGTCGTAAATTAAAGTccctattataatattctgatactatataatagtagAGCAGACTAAGTGCGAATAAACATCGTGTTTTATCCACTTGGAAAAAGATAGAGATCCTTTTATATTCCCTATAATTGAGAGAAATACTGAAAAGCATAACTATTTAAATTAccacatttatatattaataaataattacctaTGGTGGTAGAGTCGGTAGTGATGGAAATGATAAAGATGGTAAAGAACATTAAAGAAATCGTTCATTCTTCGCAAAGTACATACTTTTCTACAGTCGATATATCCACTTACATTGTTTACACTGATTTGATGTCAAACCACATCGTAAAACAATATTGttgatatgtatataatgtcATTCAGCGATACTTGTTGATATTTCccaaacaatattaaatataaaaacaaacaattacgttacaacattgtctttttagattattatttaacgtaTACATCACTTACATGTACATAAGAACACAAagtataaaaatcataaaaattttctgcgtatatataaattgatttttattctatatctcAAAACGATAGTTACCTATGAAAGATCGAAGTTCTAACACGAAGATTAAGTGAAGTAAGAGAAAGTTTCCAACATTCAGTTACTAGGTaggtatgtacatacattgcTGTGAATTTTCGTGCGATAACACAGTATTTTCAGGACTGCACTTGTTACGAATAGACCACCTTGCATCTTCAAATGACCAACATCTGGAAACGATTTCCACGTCGTAAAATTCTATTGCCTACCTGCTAAACGTGCACAATTTTGCGTCTATCAAAAATATGACcgtaaagaaaatttccagGGACggtatttctaatttaaagcAAACAATTTCAATCTTGACAGATGCACAAAGAATCGAATGACAACCTTATATAACCTAAAAATCTCTTGTGTCAAATAATTAActttaaatcataaaattattatttttagaaaaatttatgcaAAGATCTTTGATGGCCTctggaatttatttaaaatatgtttgacCGCGAACAATAGAGAGAAACCGGAAGAATTTATATGGAGAACAGCGGAAACTTACCCCTGCGCCCGTTGGTAGCGAAAAGAAgtgtaaataaatacacaCCTTTACACAAACCAGCGAACACAGCCgcacttatatatatatataaggcATTCGTATAACCTAGCCAGTTGCTGCGGTGAAcaggaataataaaaagagaaacacaAGAGGAAAGGACCGTTGACAAAGAGAGGCGGCAACGGAAGCAACGCTGGagacatattatacatatgaaacagaacgagaagaagagaacggATACGGTTGGTATGTATGTCTGTGCTAGTAAAATTATGGTGGGGATAGTTACTTACATAGAGTCGACACTAGGCGTGGCATGTGGTACCACCCAACCGACCAATCAGAACGGGAGGCGTTATCTAGACGTATAACAATGCTTGGTGTAATACATAGTTCAGTGGTTCTCAACTACCCTCTATTCAACTTTCTGACTGCAAAACGCCGA
The nucleotide sequence above comes from Bombus pyrosoma isolate SC7728 linkage group LG1, ASM1482585v1, whole genome shotgun sequence. Encoded proteins:
- the LOC122571420 gene encoding methylthioribulose-1-phosphate dehydratase — protein: MSSDYTEYDKVHPRILIPELCKQFYDLGWVTGTGGGISIKHKDKIYIAPSGVQKERICPDEMFVQDISGNDLELPPVEKKLKKSQCTPLFMCAYIRRNAGAVIHTHSKFAVMVTLHWPGKEFRVTHLEMIKGIRNQKLGKAYRYDEELVVPIIENTPFEEDLKDELEKAIIAYPETCAVLVRRHGVYVWGDTWQQAKTMTECYDYLFDIALQMKLSGLDPAAVPKDHVHNNKE
- the LOC122571386 gene encoding uncharacterized protein LOC122571386 — translated: MTSSVFSKMTIWLVLLCLIITCNGVPVPEESNDATTINATTISPISMDPEIQGHSMDDILPGTKAPPSPVLFVNVPEHTETELGSSVLLACRTANPVAECQWSWQPLPPVHLPLPDISETPATTTTVSVIQTTTTPTTNPLPVRQFPAFGNNSNDCSVRFSSTKHEQTGYWSCAARTSTNDPFTSTEPAKLSIVNEHQNPLIVFAKLDNVVEVPAGSSAQIMCQMKASVRECQWSWRQLNQSQPWNLEVKRFPAFGNDSTDCSIKFKNVLPEQEGYWTCGGRIDPNSSFTQSNPIRFLISEVEFVQLSRGIQVAPGESVLLRCLVNKPVVQCEWSWRASNSSQAPLLVKKFNPNKDADHDCSVRFKNVLYEEEGLWTCGVRLSPHGILHEAPPATVSLLPTAKVNFVEMPSDTSVPIGTEATLKCVTSSRVEKCTWTWKSLHGNEPEIVAQEYPSNGDLGRDCSLTLPRVYAEKQGQWACQVSISSLNTMLTSPFVKLTVFEQDEVKFSELSQDIQISAGGSVFLHCVTSSAVEQCRWSLTPVNSNTTVVVKQFPAAGSEARDCSVRLTHALAEQEGLWTCGARVRGKQNYTDAPPAKLSLLEPEPVTVALWAVPHQMTTLSCKVETVLSKVQCHWIHAPKTHIFQNISETKRHNVQMDYRTGVCTLEFKPDHSDLGNWMCKFTVPDTDEEIGSATLVLLNSLGDEKLGWIVGALTTLILFLMIIMVVLVVCKTRLFIRNSSKVLETVAASGKKRVSQVNNERYTENPSKLDTQISEPNQNVTNIDSVLPNRSPHLYEHVGKYRK
- the LOC122571415 gene encoding CWF19-like protein 1 produces the protein MLLNMTEKQKVLMCGDVEGHFKFLFNKIDAINKKSGPFDFLLCVGNFFGEDNTELEDYKSGVKSIPVPTYIIGANEEVDINNYPDVDGCEICQNLTYLGKRGLYTASSGLKIAYISGTENSSLEIKPTCFNENDVMSIKQACLKGQPSFRGIDILMTSPWPAYITNLDPNKPNLKYQGSKLISWLTAQVKPRYHVSALEGIYYERPPYRNQSLQEGNTEIATRFIALAPVVNSQKKKWLYALNLTPVDRTRLSELIMKTTDETDIPYPKSMLLSEPSLQKSEQPKRTQYFYDMESQVTTKRSRSYGGFNKKLKREFDQTKCWFCLSSPEVSKHLVISVGIEVYVALARGGLVENHLLILPITHHQSLSILPKEVKDEIERYKDAITNYYATLDKIPVFFERNFKTSHCQLQVVPIHKNQAAALKEAFEEMAQCNNFKISELPPHTDLQQIAQPGVLYFYAELPDRQKLYYRIKKDFPLQFGREVLASDRILDLDDRVDWKDCQLGQEEEIELAKRIRRDFQPFDLDT
- the LOC122571428 gene encoding COMM domain-containing protein 10 isoform X2 produces the protein MRTCIHVLERGLKIANQVDNSKFRLLINRICQTLQSAIDTKIFSEEEEEKLLVSLDLNKDDLTCLLDAIILIYKQATCNIVKPQLMENTLKDTFKTDDEKIQIFLNAWITYSKGIIDHFRQMSIFPVQVKDIDWCLNIQAASSSIKKDVRPMSLLQLNLTGEEESKLTVEFDKKELIDLYHNLEKIQSQLDAFK
- the LOC122571428 gene encoding COMM domain-containing protein 10 isoform X1; translation: MASWITVTPRLERGLKIANQVDNSKFRLLINRICQTLQSAIDTKIFSEEEEEKLLVSLDLNKDDLTCLLDAIILIYKQATCNIVKPQLMENTLKDTFKTDDEKIQIFLNAWITYSKGIIDHFRQMSIFPVQVKDIDWCLNIQAASSSIKKDVRPMSLLQLNLTGEEESKLTVEFDKKELIDLYHNLEKIQSQLDAFK